In Pongo abelii isolate AG06213 chromosome 5, NHGRI_mPonAbe1-v2.0_pri, whole genome shotgun sequence, a single genomic region encodes these proteins:
- the MDC1 gene encoding mediator of DNA damage checkpoint protein 1 isoform X7, with translation MTQPLYPLPAAGARLSGRGLELRGKWVVGGQAVVGCPLERPIDVHYSVGAGRPSITVSLTDLSSLGDTAHLNCKGAGLWVCLRSTCCGCERQRQEPISKSDLFRRTQSLHPGRDRYWWRARGLKIMEDTQAIDWDVEEEEETEQSSESLRCNMEPVGRLHIFSGAHGPEKDFPLHLGKNVVGRMPDCSVALPFPSISKQHAEIEILAWDKAPILRDCGSLNGTQILRPPKVLSPGVSHRLRDQELILFADLLCQYHRLYVSLPFVSRGPLTVEETPRVQGGTQPQRLLLAEDSEEEVDFLSERLMVKKSRTTSSSVIVPESDEEGHSPVLGSLGPPFAFNMNSDTDVEEGQQPATEEASSAARRGATIEAEQSEAEVVTEIQLEKDQPLVKERDDDTKVKRGAGNGVVPAGVILERSQPPGEDSDTDVDDDSRPGRPAEVHLERAQPFGFIDSDTDAEEEGIPATPVVIPMKKRKIFHGVGTRGPGAPGLTHLQESQAGSDTDVEEGNAPQAVPLEKSQASMVINSDTDDEEEVSAALTLARLKESQPAIWNRDAEEDMAQRVVLLQRSQTTTERDSDTDVEEEELPVENREAVLKGHTKIRALVRAHSEKDQPPFGDSVEADKSSPGIHLERSQASTTVDINTQVEEEVPPGSAIIHIKKHQVSVEGTNQTDVKAVGGPAKLLVVSLEEAWPPHGDCEIGAEEGTSLAASAVADVRKSQLPAEGDAGAEWAATVLKQERAHEVGAQGGPPVAQVEQDLPISRENLTDLVVDTDTLGESTQPQREGAQVPTGREREQHVGGTKDSEDNYGDSEDLDLQATQCFLENQGLEVQSMEDEPTQAFMLTPPQELGPSHCSFQTTGLLNCKMPPAEKASRIRAAEKASRGDQESPDACLPPTVPEAPAPPQKPLNSQSRKHLAPQPLLSPLLPSIKPTIHKTRQDGSQEAAETPLSSELEPFYPKPKIITRKSSRMTPFPATSAAPEPHPSTSTAQPVTPKPTSQATRSRTNRSSVKTSEPVVPAAPELQPSTSTDQPVTSEPTSQVTRGRKNRSSVKTPETVVPTALELQPSTSTDRPVTSEPTSQATRGRKNRSSVKTPEPVVPTAPELQPSTSTDQPVTSEPTSQATRGRKNRSSVKTPKTVVPTDPELQPSTSTDQPVTSEPTSQATRGRKNRSSVKTPETVVPTAPELQPSTSTDQPVTSEPTSQATRGRKNRSSVKTPETVVPTALELQPSTSTDRPVTPKPTSQTTRSRTNMSSVKTCETVVPTAPELKPSTSTDQPVTPKPTSRTTRSRTNMSSVKTPESTVPIAPELPPSTSTEQPVTPEPASQATTGRKNKSSVKTPETVVPTAPKLQPSTSTDQPITPEPTSQATRGRKNRSSVKTPETVVPTAPKLQPSTSTDQPVTPEPTSQATRGRTNRSSVKTPETVVPTAPELQPSTSTDQPLTPEPTSQATRGRTDRSSVKTPETVVPTAPELQASASTDQPVTSEPTSRTTRGRKNRSSVKTPETVVPTAPELQPSTSIDQPVTPEPTSRATRGRTNRSSVKNPESIVPIAPELQPSTSRNQLVTPEPTSRATRGRTNRSSVKTPEPVVPIAPEPHPTTSTDQPVTPKLTSRATRRRTNRSSVKTPKPVEPAASDLEPFTPTDQPVTPEAIAQGGQSKTLRSSTVRAMPLPTTPEFQSPVTTDQPISPEPIPQPSCIKSQRATGNPGSLAAPIDRKPCSAPLEPKSQASRNQRWGAVRAAESLTAIPEPASPQLLETPTHASQIQKVEPAGRSRFTLELQPKASQSRKRSLATMDSPPHQKQPQRGEVSQKTVIIKEEEEDTAEKPAKEEDVVTPKPGKRKRDQAEEEPNRIPSRSLRRTKLNQESTAPKVLFTGVVDARGEQAVLALGGSLAGSAAEASHLVTDRIRRTVKFLCALGRGIPILSLDWLHQSRKAGFFLSPDEYVVTDPEQEKNFGFSLQDALSRARERRLLEGYEIYVTPGVQPPPLQMGEIISCCGGTYLPSMPRSYKPQRVVITCPQDFPRCSIPLRVGLPLLSPEFLLTGVLKQEAKPEAFVLSPLEMSST, from the exons ATGACACAGCCCCTCTATCCGTTGCCGGCAGCTGGCGCCAGACTCTCTGGTCGCGGTTTGGAACTGCGCGGGAAGTGGGTGGTGGGCGGGCAAGCGGTAGTGGGTTGTCCCTTGGAGCGGCCAATCGACGTGCATTATTCTGTCGGCGCAGGGCGGCCTTCAATTACCGTCTCATTAACTGATCtcagcagcctgggagacacCGCCCATTTGAACTGTAAGGGGGCGGGGCTTTGGGTGTGCCTCCGCTCGACTTGCTGCGGCTGTGAAAGACAGCGGCAGGAGCCAATCAGCAAATCGGATCTTTTTCGGCGCACGCAGTCGCTCCACCCGGGTCGCGACCGTTACTGGTGGCGCGCGCGGGGACTTAAA ATCATGGAGGACACCCAGGCTATTGACTGGGATgttgaagaagaggaggagacagagcAATCCAGTGAATCCTTGAGGTGTAACATGGAGCCAGTAGGGCGGCTACATATCTTTAGTGGTGCCCATGGACCAGAAAAAG ATTTCCCACTACACCTTGGGAAGAATGTGGTAGGCCGAATGCCTGACTGCTCTGTGGCCCTGCCCTTTCCATCTATCTCCAAACAACATGCAGAGATTGAAATCTTAGCCTGGGACAAGGCACCTATCCTCCGAGACTGTGGGAGCCTTAATGGTACTCAAATCCTGAGACCTCCTAAGGTTTTGAGCCCTGGGGTGAGTCACCGTCTGAGGGACCAGGAATTGATTCTCTTTGCTGACTTGCTCTGCCAGTACCATCGCCTGTATGTCTCTCTGCCCTTTGTCTCCCGGGGCCCTCTGACAGTAGAAGAGACACCCAGGGTACAGGGAGGAACTCAACCCCAGAGGCTTCTGTTGGCTGAGGACTCGGAGGAGGAAGTAG attttctttctgaaaggCTCATGGTAAAAAAATCAAGGACCACATCTTCCTCTGTGATAGTTCCAGAGAG TGATGAAGAGGGGCACTCCCCTGTCCTGGGCAGCCTTGGGCCGCCTTTTGCCTTCAATATGAACAGTGACACAGATGTGGAAGAAGGTCAGCAACCAGCCACAGAGGAGGCCTCCTCAGCTGCCAGAAGAGGTGCCACTATAGAGGCAGAGCAGTCTGAAGCTGAAGTTGTAACTGAAATCCAGCTTGAAAAGGATCAGCCTTTAGTGAAGGAGAGGGACGATGATACAAAAGTCAAGAGGGGTGCAGGGAATGGGGTGGTTCCAGCTGGGGTGATTCTGGAGAGGAGCCAACCTCCTGGAGAGGACAGTGACACAGATGTGGATGATGACAGCAGGCCTGGAAGGCCAGCTGAGGTCCATTTGGAAAGGGCTCAGCCTTTTGGCTTCATCGACAGCGACACTGATGCGGAAGAAGAGGGGATCCCAGCAACCCCAGTTGTCATTCCTATGAAGAAGAGGAAGATCTTCCATGGAGTTGGTACAAGGGGTCCTGGAGCACCAGGCCTGACCCATCTGCAGGAGAGCCAGGCTGGTAGTGATACAGATGTGGAGGAAGGCAATGCCCCACAGGCTGTCCCTCTGGAGAAAAGCCAAGCTTCCATGGTTATCAACAGCGATACAGATGACGAGGAAGAAGTCTCAGCAGCGCTGACTTTGGCACGTCTGAAAGAGAGCCAGCCTGCTATATGGAACAGAGATGCAGAAGAGGACATGGCCCAACGTGTGGTCCTTCTGCAGCGTAGCCAAACCACCACTGAGAGAGACAGTGACACAGACGTGGAGGAGGAAGAGCTCCCGGTGGAAAATAGAGAAGCTGTCCTCAAGGGTCACACAAAGATTAGAGCCCTTGTTAGAGCACATTCAGAAAAGGACCAACCTCCTTTTGGGGACAGTGTGGAAGCAGATAAGAGCTCACCTGGGATCCACCTGGAGAGAAGCCAAGCCTCCACCACAGTGGACATCAACACACAAGTGGAGGAGGAAGTTCCGCCAGGGTCAGCCATTATACATATAAAGAAGCATCAGGTGTCTGTGGAGGGGACAAATCAAACAGATGTGAAAGCAGTTGGGGGACCAGCAAAGCTGCTTGTGGTATCTCTAGAGGAAGCCTGGCCTCCGCATGGGGACTGTGAAATAGGTGCGGAGGAGGGCACCTCCTTAGCAGCCTCAGCAGTTGCAGATGTAAGAAAGAGCCAGCTTCCAGCAGAAGGGGATGCTGGGGCAGAGTGGGCTGCAACTGTTCTTAAGCAGGAGAGAGCTCATGAGGTGGGGGCCCAGGGTGGGCCACCTGTGGCACAAGTGGAGCAGGACCTCCCTATCTCAAGAGAGAACCTCACAGATCTGGTGGTGGACACAGACACTCTAGGGGAATCCACCCAGCCACAGAGAGAGGGAGCCCAGGTCCccacaggaagggagagagaacaaCATGTGGGTGGGACCAAGGACTCTGAAGACAACTATGGTG ATTCTGAAGATCTGGACCTACAAGCTACCCAGTGCTTTCTGGAGAATCAGGGCCTGGAAG TCCAGAGCATGGAGGATGAACCTACCCAGGCCTTCATGTTGACTCCACCCCAAGAGCTTGGCCCTTCCCATTGCAGCTTCCAGACAACAG GCCTCCTGAATTGCAAGATGCCACCTGCTGAGAAGGCTTCCAGGATCAGAGCTGCTGAGAAGGCTTCCAGG GGCGATCAGGAATCTCCAGATGCTTGTCTGCCTCCTACAGTGCCTgaagccccagccccaccccaaaaGCCCCTTAACTCTCAGAGCCGGAAACATCTTGCACCTCAGCCCCTTCTTTCTCCCCTTTTACCTTCTATCAAGCCAACCATTCATAAGACCAGGCAAGATGGGAGTCAGGAAGCTGCAGAGACTCCCTTGTCCTCAGAGCTGGAGCCTTTCTACCCAAAGCCTAAAATCATAACTCGAAAGTCCTCCAGGATGACACCCTTTCCAGCTACCTCTGCTGCCCCTGAGCCCCACCCTTCCACCTCCACAGCCCAGCCAGTCACTCCCAAGCCCACATCTCAGGCCACTAGGAGCAGGACAAATAGGTCCTCTGTCAAGACCTCTGAACCAGTTGTCCCCGCAGCCCCTGAGCTCCAGCCTTCCACCTCCACAGACCAGCCTGTCACCTCTGAGCCCACATCTCAGGTTACTAGGGGAAGAAAAAATAGATCTTCTGTTAAGACCCCTGAAACAGTTGTGCCCACAGCCCTTGAGCTCCAGCCTTCCACCTCCACCGACCGACCTGTCACCTCTGAGCCCACATCTCAGGCTACTAGGGGAAGAAAAAATAGATCCTCTGTCAAGACCCCTGAACCAGTTGTCCCCACAGCCCCTGAGCTCCAGCCTTCCACCTCCACAGACCAGCCTGTCACCTCTGAGCCCACATCTCAGGCTACTAGGGGAAGAAAAAATAGATCCTCTGTCAAGACCCCTAAAACAGTTGTGCCCACAGACCCTGAGCTCCAGCCTTCCACCTCCACAGACCAGCCTGTCACCTCTGAGCCCACATCGCAGGCTACTAGGGGAAGAAAAAATAGATCCTCTGTCAAGACCCCTGAAACAGTTGTGCCCACAGCCCCTGAGCTCCAGCCTTCCACCTCCACAGACCAGCCTGTCACCTCTGAGCCCACATCGCAGGCTACTAGGGGAAGAAAAAATAGATCCTCTGTCAAGACCCCTGAAACAGTTGTCCCCACAGCCCTTGAGCTCCAGCCTTCCACCTCCACAGACCGACCTGTCACCCCTAAGCCCACATCTCAGACCACTAGGAGCAGGACAAATATGTCCTCTGTCAAGACCTGTGAAACAGTTGTCCCCACAGCCCCTGAGCTCAAGCCTTCCACCTCCACAGACCAACCTGTCACCCCTAAGCCCACATCTCGGACCACTAGGAGCAGGACAAATATGTCCTCTGTGAAGACCCCTGAATCAACTGTCCCTATAGCCCCTGAGCTCCCACCTTCCACCTCCACAGAGCAGCCTGTCACCCCTGAGCCTGCATCTCAGGCTACTACGGGAAGAAAAAATAAGTCCTCTGTCAAGACCCCTGAAACAGTTGTCCCCACAGCCCCTAAGCTCCAGCCTTCCACCTCCACAGACCAGCCTATCACCCCTGAGCCCACATCTCAGGCTACTAGGGGAAGAAAAAATAGATCCTCTGTCAAGACCCCTGAAACAGTTGTCCCCACAGCCCCTAAGCTCCAGCCTTCCACTTCCACAGACCAACCTGTCACTCCTGAGCCCACATCTCAGGCCACCAGGGGCAGGACAAATAGATCCTCTGTGAAGACCCCTGAAACAGTTGTCCCTACAGCCCCTGAGCTTCAGCCTTCCACCTCCACAGACCAGCCTCTTACCCCTGAGCCTACATCTCAGGCTACTAGGGGAAGAACAGATAGATCCTCTGTCAAGACTCCTGAAACAGTTGTCCCCACAGCCCCTGAGCTACAGGCTTCTGCCTCCACAGACCAGCCTGTCACCTCTGAGCCCACATCTCGGACCACTAGGGGAAGAAAAAATCGGTCCTCTGTCAAGACCCCTGAAACAGTTGTGCCCACAGCCCCTGAGCTCCAGCCTTCCACCTCCATAGACCAACCTGTCACCCCTGAGCCCACATCTCGGGCCACTAGGGGCAGGACAAATAGGTCCTCTGTCAAGAACCCTGAATCAATTGTCCCTATAGCCCCTGAGCTTCAGCCTTCCACCTCCAGAAACCAGCTTGTCACCCCTGAGCCCACATCTCGGGCCACTAGAGGCAGGACAAATAGATCCTCTGTCAAGACCCCTGAACCAGTTGTCCCCATAGCCCCTGAGCCCCATCCTACCACCTCCACAGACCAGCCTGTCACCCCCAAGCTCACATCTAGGGCCACTAGGAGAAGGACAAATAGGTCCTCTGTCAAGACTCCCAAACCAGTTGAACCAGCAGCCTCTGATCTTGAGCCTTTTACCCCCACAGACCAGCCTGTCACCCCTGAGGCCATAGCTCAGGGTGGTCAGAGCAAAACACTGAGGTCTTCCACAGTAAGAGCTATGCCGCTTCCTACCACCCCTGAATTCCAATCTCCTGTCACCACAGACCAGCCTATTTCCCCTGAGCCTATTCCTCAACCCAGTTGCATCAAGAGTCAGAGAGCCACTGGGAATCCTGGCTCCCTCGCAGCTCCCATTGACCGTAAGCCTTGCTCTGCACCCTTGGAACCTAAATCCCAGGCCTCAAGGAACCAAAGATGGGGAGCAGTGAGAGCAGCTGAATCCCTTACAGCCATTCCTGAGCCTGCCTCTCCCCAGCTTCTTGAGACACCAACTCATGCCTCCCAGATCCAAAAGGTGGAACCAGCAGGTAGATCTAGGTTCACCCTGGAGCTCCAGCCTAAGGCCTCTCAAAGCCGCAAGAGGTCTTTAGCTACCATGGATTCACCACCACATCAAAAACAGCCCCAAAGAGGGGAAGTCTCCCAGAAGACAGTGATTatcaaggaagaggaagaagatacTGCAGAGAAGCCAGCGAAGGAAGAG GATGTCGTGACTCCaaaaccaggcaagagaaagagagaccaggCAGAGGAGGAGCCCAACAGAATACCAAGCCGCAGCCTCCGACGGACCAAACTTAACCAAGAATCAACAGCCCCCAAA GTGCTCTTCACAGGAGTGGTGGATGCTCGGGGAGAGCAGGCTGTGCTGGCACTGGGGGGAAGTCTGGCTGGTTCAGCGGCAGAGGCTTCCCACCTGGTCACTGATCGCATCCGCCGGACAGTCAAGTTCCTGTGTGCCCTGGGGCGGGGAATCCCCATTCTGTCCCTGGACTGGCTGCATCAG TCCCGCAAGGCTGGTTTCTTCTTATCACCGGATGAATATGTGGTGACCGACCCTGAGCAAGAGAAGAACTTTGGCTTTAGCCTTCAAGACGCACTGAGCCGGGCTCGGGAGCGAAGGCTGCTAGAG gGCTATGAGATCTATGTGACCCCTGGAGTCCAGCCACCACCACTTCAGATGGGAGAGATCATTAGCTGCTGTGGAGGCACATACCTACCCAGCATGCCTCGGTCCTATAAG